One Balnearium lithotrophicum genomic region harbors:
- a CDS encoding tetratricopeptide repeat protein, translated as MLRRALLIATLTLSTALASDLNLGVKLYSDGMYSLAAKTFSENLDSLNDKNFKKYYRYIYLSFLKSQDYKDLKRFLSFWERNFPEFSKGELLALKFILSLKKGVPVEKAFPEKDLLSMSIDNKVSFFKVLSKSDLPSNAIYFILLRSGRNLELKGALRDSGFLERALKRASKENDYKLIDLIFDTYGRWFKGKEEGVQYVRYLERKRRFSEALVEAQKLYKKYPGDRTRLELARAYYLNKKYSEAAKLLKNPKSTEEKYLLAWTLYRLGKVGEIPKVIGLNISKPKVPEKLKALLDFYSAEFDLDTLKKFYPELYTKALIFSFSDEIPEVGSSDDLGYIYYERGLYKSSEEELKRAVQSPSNDLSTARTLYLLGKIGTINSDVGSVVYSQLMGSFQNTPYYRASLLDAAKVYLISGSPNVSIKLLEYAYKEEGIRTPELLKLLGISYFNVGNYKRAKEFLKRVPDGDTLTLLAICQYKLGSKKEAYRTLKKEIKKYSIFPEVNGGRLIYLSKVLGKERELTKLPLISPLTKTMAAFVSKNINYAEKIFNTLPHREKTALALYLTESYEKKKPQKSIFYLTYLFNTASNEELERFSKQYMNYLSYRSKNFEALIFNDPYFIAYNPENVGADALTLISKARDYESNGEYGKAYGILKLTLEKVNSPKLKEQIAERLVEIDLKQKNYRRALKDISLIQDSDVKNYLLFRTYLSQGKLIDAYTAAQSVKDITKIPEKERGYFLGKLAHYYKLTGNKNRALEISRELTKYLSSVNYDDLVSLGILAQESGDLELAEKLIGEAVKRAKKREERAESLFWRASIEAQRGNVDGALIDYMKIAYEIKAEPWSSTALYRAAQLLEKKGDYRQAARLYKRVSEMKKGTKEGKEAEERLKSLLKRLKKEE; from the coding sequence ATGTTGAGGAGAGCTCTCCTGATTGCCACTTTAACCCTTTCAACAGCCCTTGCTTCAGACCTTAATCTTGGAGTGAAGCTCTACAGTGATGGAATGTACTCATTGGCTGCAAAAACCTTTAGCGAGAACTTAGATTCCCTGAACGATAAAAATTTCAAAAAGTACTACAGATACATTTACCTATCATTTTTAAAATCACAGGATTACAAGGACTTAAAAAGGTTTCTTTCATTCTGGGAAAGGAACTTTCCGGAGTTTTCAAAGGGAGAGCTCCTTGCTCTCAAGTTTATCCTTTCACTAAAAAAGGGAGTTCCTGTTGAGAAAGCATTTCCAGAGAAGGATTTACTATCAATGTCCATAGATAATAAGGTTTCATTCTTTAAAGTCCTCTCTAAATCAGACCTACCCTCTAACGCTATCTATTTCATCTTGTTAAGGTCTGGAAGGAACCTTGAACTGAAGGGAGCCCTCAGGGACAGCGGATTTTTGGAGAGAGCTCTGAAAAGAGCAAGTAAGGAAAACGACTACAAGCTCATAGATTTGATATTTGACACCTACGGGAGATGGTTTAAGGGTAAGGAAGAGGGAGTTCAGTACGTCAGGTACCTTGAGAGAAAGAGGAGGTTTTCGGAGGCCTTAGTTGAAGCTCAAAAACTCTACAAGAAGTACCCCGGCGATAGAACAAGGTTGGAGCTTGCCAGAGCTTACTACCTCAACAAAAAGTACAGTGAGGCAGCTAAACTATTAAAGAATCCCAAAAGTACAGAGGAAAAGTACCTCCTTGCCTGGACCCTTTACAGGTTAGGAAAAGTAGGTGAGATTCCAAAGGTAATAGGACTGAACATTTCCAAACCTAAAGTCCCTGAGAAATTAAAAGCTCTCTTAGACTTCTACTCGGCAGAGTTCGACCTTGATACTTTGAAGAAGTTCTATCCGGAGCTCTACACAAAAGCTCTCATTTTTTCCTTTTCCGATGAAATTCCTGAAGTCGGCTCAAGTGATGACTTAGGATACATCTACTACGAAAGGGGACTCTACAAAAGCTCAGAGGAAGAGTTAAAGAGGGCAGTTCAGAGTCCATCAAATGACCTTTCAACTGCAAGAACCTTGTACCTACTGGGAAAAATAGGAACGATAAACAGTGATGTAGGAAGTGTTGTCTATAGCCAACTGATGGGAAGTTTCCAGAATACTCCCTACTACAGGGCTTCCCTCTTAGATGCGGCTAAGGTTTACCTCATTTCTGGAAGCCCAAACGTCTCAATTAAGCTCCTCGAGTATGCCTACAAGGAGGAGGGAATTAGAACTCCAGAACTCCTCAAACTCTTAGGAATCTCGTACTTTAACGTTGGAAACTATAAAAGGGCAAAGGAGTTTCTAAAAAGGGTTCCTGACGGTGATACTCTAACGCTTTTAGCTATCTGCCAGTACAAGTTGGGAAGTAAAAAGGAAGCCTACAGAACACTAAAGAAGGAAATTAAGAAGTACTCCATTTTTCCCGAGGTAAACGGTGGAAGATTAATTTACCTATCCAAAGTATTAGGAAAGGAGAGAGAACTTACAAAGCTTCCACTTATTTCCCCACTGACAAAAACTATGGCTGCATTTGTATCTAAGAACATAAACTATGCTGAAAAGATATTTAACACCCTTCCCCACAGGGAAAAAACAGCACTTGCTCTCTATCTAACAGAAAGTTACGAGAAGAAAAAACCCCAAAAGAGCATCTTTTATTTAACCTACCTGTTCAATACAGCTTCAAATGAGGAGTTAGAGAGGTTTTCAAAACAGTACATGAACTATCTTTCGTACAGGAGTAAAAACTTTGAGGCGCTAATTTTCAACGACCCCTACTTTATAGCTTACAACCCGGAAAACGTTGGAGCCGATGCTCTGACTCTCATATCTAAGGCGAGGGATTACGAAAGCAACGGAGAATATGGAAAGGCCTACGGTATCTTAAAGCTAACTTTAGAAAAGGTAAATTCCCCTAAGCTAAAAGAACAGATAGCCGAAAGGTTGGTTGAAATAGACCTTAAGCAGAAAAACTACAGGAGAGCTCTGAAGGACATTTCTCTCATTCAGGACTCTGATGTAAAAAACTACCTGCTGTTCAGGACCTACCTCTCCCAAGGGAAACTAATAGATGCATACACCGCAGCCCAGAGCGTAAAGGATATAACAAAAATTCCCGAAAAAGAGAGGGGATACTTCTTAGGAAAGCTTGCTCACTACTACAAGTTGACCGGAAACAAGAATAGAGCTTTAGAAATTTCAAGGGAACTCACCAAATACTTAAGCAGCGTTAACTACGATGATTTAGTTAGCTTGGGGATACTGGCACAGGAAAGTGGAGACCTTGAACTTGCCGAAAAGCTAATAGGAGAAGCTGTTAAAAGAGCAAAGAAGAGGGAGGAAAGAGCAGAATCTCTCTTCTGGAGGGCATCAATTGAAGCTCAAAGGGGGAACGTTGACGGAGCTCTCATAGACTACATGAAGATAGCTTACGAGATAAAGGCTGAACCTTGGAGTTCAACTGCTCTCTACAGGGCTGCTCAACTTTTAGAGAAAAAGGGAGATTACAGACAGGCAGCAAGACTCTACAAGAGGGTCTCTGAGATGAAGAAGGGAACAAAGGAGGGAAAAGAGGCAGAGGAAAGGTTAAAATCTCTCCTGAAAAGATTGAAGAAGGAGGAGTAA